From one Parambassis ranga chromosome 5, fParRan2.1, whole genome shotgun sequence genomic stretch:
- the LOC114436380 gene encoding cytokine-inducible SH2-containing protein-like, with product MVARADTIFHHEERGSSCCPHPSPPPWDPAEDLRCITTTFRYLQTSGWYWGSISAGEAREALLTKSEGTFLVRDSSHPQYMLALSVKTRCGPTSVRIEYSKGCFWLDSISPGLPHLQSFPDVISLIQHYTGSSHTAQDQTCSDIHPQMKPAAKDSGVRLKLKTPLHKLEVFPSLQHLTRLTINRHTNCLEQLPLPKPLLCYLQGYPFSI from the exons ATGGTTGCACGGGCAGATACCATTTTCCATCATGAGGAACGAGGAAGTTCATGTTGCCCacatccttctcctccaccctggGATCCAGCAGAGGATCTCCGCTGCATCACCACCACCTTTCGGTACCTTCAAACCTCAG GTTGGTACTGGGGCTCCATCTCAGCCGGTGAAGCTCGGGAAGCCCTCCTGACAAAGTCTGAAGGCACCTTCTTAGTGCGGGACAGCAGTCACCCTCAGTACATGCTGGCCCTGTCAGTTAAAACCCGCTGTGGACCTACCAGTGTGCGTATTGAGTACAGTAAAGGCTGTTTCTGGCTGGACTCCATTTCACCTGGTCTGCCTCATCTGCAGTCCTTCCCTGATGTCATCAGCCTTATACAGCACTACACCGGCTCCAGCCACACAGCCCAGGACCAGACATGCAGTGACATTCACCCTCAGATGAAGCCTGCAGCTAAAGACAGTGGAGTCCGTCTAAAGTTGAAGACTCCCTTGCACAAACTGGAGGTTTTCCCTTCTTTGCAGCATCTAACACGCCTCACtatcaacagacacacaaactgccTCGAGCAGCTGCCTCTTCCAAAGCCGCTGCTGTGCTACCTTCAGGGCTACCCTTTCTCTATATGA